One Chroicocephalus ridibundus chromosome 31, bChrRid1.1, whole genome shotgun sequence genomic window carries:
- the OVOL1 gene encoding putative transcription factor Ovo-like 1 — protein sequence MPRAFLVKKPCVATAKRNWSELPDEQRAEIYVPICLGGCPLRRDPEPAVGEAPASPVSPLDMTLPPPAPRAPHGPFLHPKGKVPSGPMGAPIPPGIPIPGGVPGGVPVPGGVPGGTELFSCPVCQKSFGFQRMLNRHLKCHSEVKRHLCPYCGKGFNDTFDLKRHVRTHTGVRPYKCSLCEKAFTQRCSLESHLKKIHGVAQRYAYKERRAKLYVCEECGGTAESQDAHLAHLRQRHPHSPLLAKLARKASHP from the exons ATGCCCCGCGCCTTCCTGGTGAAGAAGCCGTGCGTGGCCACGGCCAAGCGCAACTGGAGCGAGCTCCCGGACGAGCAGCGGGCGGAGATCTACGTCCCCA tttgccTGGGGGGCTGCCCCCTGCGCAGGGACCCCGAGCCGGCGGTGGGGGAGGCGCCcgcgtcccccgtgtcccccctcgaCATGACgttgccccccccggccccccgcgccccccacgGCCCCTTCCTGCACCCCAAGGGCAAG GTACCATCGggccccatgggtgcccccatcCCCCCGGGcatccccatccccgggggggtcccggggggggtcccggtccccgggggggtccccggggggacGGAGCTTTTCTCCTGCCCCGTGTGCCAGAAGAGTTTCGGGTTCCAGCGGATGCTGAACCGGCACCTGAAGTGTCACAGCGAGGTGAAGCGGCACCTGTGTCCCTACTGCGGGAAGGGCTTCAACGACACCTTCGACCTCAAGCGGCACGTCCGCACCCACACCG gcGTGCGGCCCTACAAGTGCAGCCTGTGCGAGAAGGCCTTCACGCAGCGCTGCTCCCTGGAGTCCCACCTGAAGAAGATCCACGGGGTGGCCCAGCGCTACGCCTACAAGGAGCGACGGGCCAAGCTCTACGTCTGCGAGGAGTGCGGGGGCACGGCCGAGAGCCAGGACGCCCACCTGGCCCACCTGCGCCAGCgccacccccacagccccctcctggCCAAACTGGCCCGCaaggca AGCCACCCCTAG